A section of the Stenotrophomonas sp. 364 genome encodes:
- a CDS encoding pentapeptide repeat-containing protein, whose amino-acid sequence MSAALPHASLSLLHEAAISLRLPDRSRFVGEHIEGLHLRGATLGQPLFERCTLQRSVLEGCDMSGVRFFARTVVDACQFTRVDFRASGLNDTVFRDCVFDTCDFRQGRFDACVLDGCTFINCRIVDTGMPAHATTGCLFEGVLKDVRFVGAGAPALLEADFSACVLDYVSFENCRLDKVIPPLDPRHVFLPDIAARARRALEALSAAPADAATKVLTRRLRRYAQMQGDILNLDNLRHVEEPAVAEALIAALVGD is encoded by the coding sequence GTGAGCGCGGCCCTTCCGCACGCGTCACTGAGTCTGTTGCACGAGGCGGCCATCTCGTTGCGGCTGCCCGACAGATCGCGTTTCGTTGGCGAGCATATCGAGGGGCTGCACCTGCGCGGTGCGACCCTGGGCCAGCCGCTGTTCGAGCGCTGCACACTGCAACGTAGCGTCTTGGAGGGCTGCGATATGTCCGGGGTGCGCTTCTTCGCGCGCACGGTGGTGGACGCCTGCCAGTTCACCCGTGTCGACTTTCGCGCCAGCGGCCTCAATGACACCGTGTTTCGCGACTGCGTCTTCGACACCTGCGATTTCCGCCAGGGCCGTTTCGATGCCTGCGTGCTCGACGGCTGCACCTTCATCAACTGCCGGATCGTCGACACCGGCATGCCGGCACACGCCACCACCGGCTGCCTGTTCGAGGGCGTGCTGAAGGACGTGAGGTTTGTTGGCGCCGGCGCACCGGCCTTGCTGGAGGCGGACTTCAGCGCCTGCGTTCTGGACTACGTGTCCTTCGAGAACTGCCGGCTGGATAAGGTCATTCCGCCGCTCGATCCGCGCCATGTTTTCCTGCCGGACATCGCCGCGCGTGCGCGCCGGGCGTTGGAGGCGTTGTCTGCGGCACCGGCCGATGCCGCCACCAAGGTGCTCACGCGCCGCCTTCGCCGCTACGCGCAGATGCAGGGCGACATCCTGAATCTGGACAACCTGCGCCATGTGGAAGAGCCGGCGGTTGCAGAAGCGTTGATTGCGGCACTGGTAGGGGACTGA
- a CDS encoding MarR family winged helix-turn-helix transcriptional regulator yields MNPPDPSSHSIRASHALLDLEQFLPYRLSVLSNRVSGNIAKLYGDRYGLAIPEWRVITILALYPGSSASEVSDRTAMDKVAVSRAVARLLERGFIKRETHGDDRRRSVLALSAAGFEVYETIAPLVIEITRKLMSVLSEEEEQMLETLILRLAGEGLQKMDQG; encoded by the coding sequence ATGAACCCACCCGATCCCAGCAGCCACAGCATCCGTGCCTCGCACGCCCTGCTCGACCTGGAACAGTTCCTGCCATACCGGCTGAGCGTGCTGTCCAACCGGGTCAGCGGCAATATCGCCAAGCTGTATGGGGACCGCTATGGTCTGGCGATCCCGGAATGGCGGGTCATCACGATCCTGGCGCTGTATCCGGGCTCGTCGGCCAGCGAAGTGTCCGACCGCACCGCGATGGACAAGGTGGCCGTCAGCCGCGCCGTGGCCAGACTGCTCGAGCGGGGCTTCATCAAGCGTGAAACCCACGGCGACGACCGGCGCCGCTCGGTGCTGGCGCTGTCGGCGGCCGGCTTCGAGGTGTACGAGACCATCGCCCCGCTGGTGATCGAGATCACCCGCAAGCTGATGTCCGTGCTGAGCGAGGAGGAGGAGCAGATGCTGGAGACGCTGATCCTGCGCCTGGCCGGGGAAGGCCTGCAGAAGATGGATCAGGGCTGA
- a CDS encoding IPT/TIG domain-containing protein: MPTARAASFNESFSSPPSGVPVNTGGPGVASFQMTLGGDVFVFTAPTNAFVWETGAGLLVNNSIPQLTIRRLDNAPFVLNTLGFNGDFGPDFPVTVRVMRNGSEVTQQLITPFFYGVQSYSAVEVDEIRMTGSDLLGVTFNGFAGNSQATAAAPTVTSVSPTAGPPGGGNTLLITGTGFTGATAVTFGGQAALGYAVDSATQIRAEAPAGSGTVNVRVTTAGGTSATSAANQYSYAAAPVITAVSPTSGPGAGGTTVILTGSNFSGATAVTFGANAATGYTVNSATQITATAPAGTGTVDIRVTTAGGTSATSAADQFTYVSAPTVTSVSPTAGPPGGGNTLLITGTGFTGATAVTFGGQAALGYAVDSATQIRAEAPAGSGTVNVRVTTAGGTSATSAANQYSYAAAPVITAVSPTSGPGAGGTTVILTGSNFSGATAVTFGANAATGYTVNSATQITATAPAGTGTVDIRVTTVGGTSATSAADQFTYVSAPTVTSVSPTAGPPGGGNTLLITGTGFTGATAVTFGGQAALGYAVDSATQIRAEAPAGSGTVNVRVTTAGGTSATGAANQYSYAAAPVITAVSPTSGPGAGGTTVILTGSNFSGATAVTFGANAAAGYTVNSATQITATAPAGTGTVDIRVTTAGGTSATSAADQFTYVSAPTVTSVSPTAGPPGGGNTLLITGTGFTGATAVTFGGQAALGYAVDSATQIRAEAPAGSGTVNVRVTTSGGTSATSAANQYSYAAAPVITAVSPTSGPGAGGTTVTLTGSNFSGATAVTFGANAATGYTVNSTTQITATAPAGTGTVDIRVTTVGGISATSAADQFTYVAAPTVTSLSPAIGPTAGGTTVVITGVNLAGTTAVVFGTTPASAFIVNSSTQITASAPANAAGTLNVRVVTAGGVSADGVGSEYRYVSAPVASSFTYPSEVPYNAGGNLPLAFNLASQASNSPTAFAVTSATTTLGGSVSIDAVGQVSYVAPVGRRAVNDSFQYTASNGGGTSAPATVTLALGNPTLTAALTGNGVHGVALSVAAISVSGGRAPYTCAAMPVSGTLPAGVQLNADCSLSGTPTQSGSFTFAAEITDSSSAAFTAASSPLTLAISASVPSAPSIGTATFSGTGAVTVTFSAPVSDGGAAITQYTVTAHPGGAYVTGSGSPLTVTGLTAGTGYTFTVTATNAAGTSVGSAPSNTATPIAALVAGPVNATIPYGASATPIALVINGVPATVAVVDAPAHGTAVISGNGIQYTPHPGYAGADRFSYRASDAFSTSAPADVSITVAPPTVALTQATLAEGSTSAAYSQTLQATGGAEPYTFAVTAGALPAGIALQSDGTLSGRATVAGTFAFAVTVTDSSTGEGPFTANRSYSLVIAAPSVVLDLPTLPDADGAQSYTQQLTASGGTAPYRFALRAGRLPTGLALSESGAVSGEPTEAGTFAFEVQVTDANGFGGNRAYTFVVQSAAQAIAAFVATPDAPVYRPGGTFTVSASGGASGQPVLFASASPSVCSVQGGTVTMLAAGTCALTADQAGNGLYAAAPQRRMDVVIAAATPVITWVENLSKVYGEDAFELQAPQSNSPGAFTFTSSNTAVATVNGRTVTLQGEGTTTITAAQAASAGYAAASVQVKLVVAGRPDPTQDPQVVSSLQAQVDATVRFAQVQQANVRDRLRQVRTGTNASSMNVVLAYAGGNGQQGLSVPVGNGLLDAPALPQGWGTWAAGTLSFGSVGRGRTSADFNTGGITVGADRALGENVLLGVAGSWGRQDTSFDGSPSTTDADQRSLALYGLWRSGEHVFIDAMLAAGKLDFSMTRWSELAAASARSSRAGDQLFGSLTFGYEHRTATGATFTTYGRYDGHKAELDPYREHGLGVYDLSYGRQDVESSVVALGLEGTHAFKSDRVTWRPHWSVEYRTALDDRSDVAMNYVQRPVARDYLLAMHSYNDDTLSVGAGVDLQWDSGWMFSLLIGHDQGRNTLSSNSIGLQVRYGSRSSAPTVRSRPQGNDLLGAAQAQPGCADTPAGCVSATVPREGMTGAR; encoded by the coding sequence ATGCCGACGGCCCGCGCTGCGTCGTTCAACGAGAGCTTCAGCAGCCCACCCTCGGGGGTGCCGGTCAACACCGGCGGCCCTGGCGTTGCCTCGTTCCAGATGACCCTGGGTGGGGACGTGTTCGTTTTCACTGCTCCCACCAATGCCTTTGTCTGGGAAACCGGCGCTGGCCTGCTGGTCAACAATTCCATCCCCCAACTGACCATCCGGCGTTTGGACAACGCGCCTTTCGTGCTCAATACGCTGGGGTTCAACGGCGATTTCGGGCCAGACTTTCCTGTCACCGTCCGCGTGATGCGCAACGGCTCGGAGGTAACGCAGCAGCTCATAACGCCTTTCTTCTACGGCGTGCAGTCTTACAGCGCCGTGGAGGTGGATGAGATCCGCATGACGGGCAGCGACCTGCTCGGCGTGACCTTCAACGGCTTCGCGGGCAACAGCCAGGCCACAGCTGCCGCGCCGACAGTGACTTCGGTGTCGCCGACGGCGGGCCCGCCCGGTGGCGGTAACACGCTGTTGATCACCGGTACCGGCTTCACCGGTGCTACGGCGGTCACCTTTGGTGGCCAGGCCGCACTTGGCTACGCGGTCGATAGTGCTACCCAGATCCGAGCTGAAGCGCCCGCCGGATCCGGCACGGTCAACGTGCGGGTGACCACCGCCGGTGGCACCAGTGCAACCAGCGCAGCCAATCAGTACAGCTACGCTGCTGCGCCCGTGATCACGGCGGTCTCGCCGACGTCCGGCCCAGGCGCGGGCGGTACGACCGTCATCCTCACCGGCAGTAACTTCAGTGGTGCCACGGCAGTGACCTTCGGCGCCAACGCAGCAACCGGTTACACGGTCAACAGCGCCACCCAGATCACCGCGACCGCACCGGCCGGCACCGGCACGGTGGACATCCGCGTGACCACAGCGGGCGGCACCAGCGCGACCAGCGCCGCCGATCAGTTCACCTACGTCAGCGCGCCGACAGTGACCTCGGTGTCGCCGACAGCCGGCCCGCCCGGTGGCGGTAACACGTTGTTGATCACCGGTACCGGCTTCACCGGCGCTACGGCGGTCACCTTTGGTGGCCAGGCCGCACTTGGCTACGCGGTCGATAGTGCTACCCAGATCCGAGCCGAAGCCCCCGCCGGATCCGGCACGGTCAACGTGCGGGTGACCACCGCCGGTGGCACCAGTGCAACCAGCGCAGCCAATCAGTACAGCTACGCTGCTGCGCCCGTGATCACGGCGGTCTCGCCGACGTCCGGCCCAGGCGCGGGCGGTACGACCGTCATCCTCACCGGCAGTAACTTCAGTGGTGCCACGGCAGTGACCTTCGGCGCCAACGCAGCAACCGGTTACACGGTCAACAGCGCCACCCAGATCACCGCGACCGCACCGGCCGGCACCGGTACGGTGGACATCCGCGTGACCACGGTTGGCGGCACCAGCGCGACCAGCGCCGCCGATCAGTTCACCTATGTCAGCGCGCCGACAGTGACCTCTGTGTCGCCGACAGCCGGCCCGCCCGGTGGCGGTAACACGTTGTTGATCACCGGTACCGGCTTCACCGGCGCTACGGCGGTCACCTTTGGTGGCCAGGCCGCACTTGGCTACGCGGTCGATAGTGCTACCCAGATCCGAGCCGAAGCCCCCGCCGGATCCGGCACGGTCAACGTGCGGGTGACCACCGCCGGTGGCACCAGTGCGACCGGTGCAGCCAATCAGTACAGCTACGCTGCTGCGCCCGTGATCACGGCGGTCTCGCCGACCTCCGGCCCAGGCGCAGGCGGTACGACCGTCATCCTCACCGGCAGCAACTTCAGTGGTGCCACGGCAGTGACCTTCGGCGCCAACGCAGCAGCCGGTTACACGGTCAACAGCGCCACCCAGATCACCGCGACCGCACCGGCCGGCACCGGCACGGTGGACATCCGCGTGACCACAGCGGGCGGCACCAGCGCGACCAGCGCCGCCGATCAGTTCACCTACGTCAGCGCGCCGACAGTGACCTCGGTGTCGCCGACAGCCGGCCCGCCCGGTGGCGGTAACACGTTGTTGATCACCGGTACCGGCTTCACCGGCGCCACGGCGGTCACCTTTGGTGGCCAGGCCGCACTTGGCTACGCGGTCGATAGTGCTACCCAGATCCGAGCTGAAGCGCCCGCCGGATCCGGCACGGTCAACGTGCGGGTGACCACCTCCGGTGGCACCAGTGCAACCAGCGCAGCCAATCAGTACAGCTACGCCGCTGCGCCCGTGATCACGGCGGTCTCGCCGACGTCCGGGCCAGGCGCAGGCGGTACGACCGTCACCCTCACCGGCAGCAACTTCAGTGGTGCCACGGCAGTGACCTTCGGCGCCAACGCAGCGACCGGTTACACGGTCAACAGCACCACCCAGATCACCGCGACCGCACCGGCCGGCACCGGCACGGTGGACATCCGCGTGACCACAGTGGGCGGCATCAGTGCGACCAGCGCCGCCGATCAGTTCACCTACGTGGCCGCGCCGACAGTGACCTCCTTGTCCCCTGCGATCGGCCCGACCGCCGGTGGTACTACCGTCGTCATTACCGGCGTCAACCTGGCTGGCACAACGGCGGTAGTGTTCGGTACCACCCCGGCAAGCGCCTTTATCGTCAACAGCAGCACCCAGATCACCGCCAGTGCGCCGGCCAATGCGGCCGGTACGTTGAACGTGCGCGTGGTCACCGCCGGTGGCGTCAGCGCTGACGGGGTGGGGAGTGAGTACCGTTACGTGTCAGCACCGGTGGCCAGCAGCTTCACCTACCCCAGCGAAGTGCCCTACAACGCGGGCGGCAACCTGCCGCTGGCGTTCAACCTGGCCAGCCAGGCAAGCAATTCGCCCACCGCTTTCGCAGTGACCTCGGCCACCACCACGCTGGGCGGCTCGGTCAGCATCGACGCTGTCGGCCAGGTCAGCTACGTGGCACCGGTCGGCCGCCGCGCGGTGAATGACAGCTTCCAGTACACCGCCAGCAACGGCGGTGGCACCTCGGCGCCGGCAACGGTCACCCTGGCGCTGGGCAACCCGACGCTGACCGCAGCCCTGACCGGCAACGGCGTGCACGGTGTTGCGCTCTCGGTAGCGGCGATCAGCGTCAGCGGCGGTCGTGCGCCATACACCTGTGCGGCGATGCCCGTCTCCGGCACGCTGCCGGCAGGTGTGCAGCTCAACGCGGATTGCTCGCTCAGCGGCACCCCCACCCAGAGTGGCAGCTTCACCTTTGCCGCCGAGATCACCGACAGCTCGAGCGCGGCCTTCACCGCCGCCAGCAGCCCGCTCACGCTTGCCATCAGTGCCTCGGTACCGAGCGCCCCGAGCATCGGCACTGCCACGTTCTCCGGCACCGGTGCGGTCACGGTCACCTTCAGCGCCCCCGTCAGCGATGGGGGTGCCGCGATCACTCAGTACACCGTGACCGCGCACCCGGGTGGCGCCTACGTCACCGGTAGCGGCTCGCCGCTGACGGTAACAGGCCTCACCGCCGGCACCGGGTACACCTTTACCGTCACTGCCACCAATGCGGCCGGTACCAGCGTGGGCTCGGCGCCGTCCAATACAGCCACGCCGATCGCGGCGCTGGTGGCGGGCCCTGTCAACGCCACGATACCCTACGGTGCATCGGCCACGCCGATCGCACTGGTCATCAACGGCGTGCCAGCCACAGTCGCGGTGGTCGACGCGCCTGCCCACGGCACCGCCGTGATCAGCGGCAACGGCATCCAGTACACGCCCCATCCGGGGTATGCCGGTGCTGACCGCTTCAGCTACCGCGCAAGCGATGCGTTCAGTACGTCCGCGCCGGCCGACGTGAGCATCACCGTGGCCCCGCCGACCGTTGCGCTGACGCAGGCGACGCTGGCCGAAGGCAGTACCAGTGCCGCCTACAGCCAGACGCTGCAGGCCACCGGGGGAGCCGAGCCTTATACCTTCGCAGTAACTGCCGGCGCGCTGCCGGCCGGCATTGCGCTGCAGAGCGACGGCACGTTGTCCGGCCGGGCCACGGTTGCTGGCACGTTTGCCTTCGCCGTGACCGTCACCGACAGCAGTACCGGCGAAGGCCCGTTTACGGCCAACCGCAGCTACAGCCTTGTCATCGCCGCGCCGTCGGTAGTGCTGGATCTGCCCACGCTGCCCGATGCCGACGGTGCCCAGTCCTACACCCAGCAGCTGACCGCCAGCGGCGGTACCGCGCCGTATCGTTTCGCACTGCGTGCAGGGCGCCTGCCGACGGGCCTGGCGTTGTCCGAGTCCGGTGCAGTATCCGGCGAGCCGACCGAAGCGGGCACGTTCGCCTTCGAGGTGCAGGTGACCGATGCCAACGGCTTCGGCGGCAACCGTGCTTACACATTCGTGGTCCAGTCCGCGGCCCAGGCCATCGCGGCCTTTGTTGCTACCCCTGACGCCCCGGTGTATCGCCCGGGCGGCACGTTCACCGTGTCCGCCAGCGGCGGTGCGTCCGGCCAGCCGGTACTGTTTGCCAGCGCCAGCCCGTCGGTGTGCAGCGTGCAGGGTGGCACGGTCACCATGCTGGCCGCCGGCACCTGTGCGCTGACCGCCGATCAGGCCGGCAACGGCCTGTATGCCGCAGCCCCGCAGCGACGCATGGACGTGGTGATCGCGGCGGCCACGCCGGTGATCACCTGGGTGGAGAACCTGTCCAAGGTGTACGGTGAGGACGCGTTCGAGCTGCAGGCACCGCAGAGCAACAGCCCGGGCGCGTTCACCTTCACCAGCTCCAACACCGCGGTGGCTACGGTGAACGGGCGTACGGTAACGCTGCAGGGCGAGGGCACCACCACAATCACCGCGGCCCAGGCCGCGAGCGCCGGCTATGCTGCCGCGAGCGTGCAGGTGAAGTTGGTGGTCGCCGGTCGTCCCGACCCGACCCAGGACCCGCAGGTGGTCAGCAGCCTGCAGGCGCAGGTGGACGCCACCGTGCGCTTTGCCCAGGTGCAGCAGGCCAACGTCCGTGATCGCCTGCGTCAGGTCCGCACCGGTACCAATGCGTCCAGCATGAACGTAGTGCTGGCCTATGCCGGCGGCAACGGCCAGCAGGGCCTGTCGGTGCCGGTAGGCAATGGTCTGCTCGACGCGCCGGCGCTGCCGCAGGGCTGGGGGACGTGGGCGGCCGGTACGCTGAGCTTTGGCAGTGTCGGTCGGGGCCGCACCAGTGCCGACTTCAACACCGGTGGCATCACCGTCGGCGCCGATCGTGCGCTGGGCGAGAACGTGCTGCTGGGCGTGGCCGGCAGCTGGGGTCGCCAGGACACCTCGTTCGATGGCAGCCCGTCAACGACCGACGCTGATCAGCGCTCGCTGGCCCTCTACGGTCTGTGGCGCAGTGGCGAGCATGTCTTCATCGATGCAATGCTGGCAGCCGGCAAGCTGGACTTCAGCATGACCCGCTGGAGTGAGCTGGCTGCGGCATCGGCGCGCAGCAGTCGTGCCGGCGATCAGCTGTTCGGCTCGCTTACCTTTGGTTACGAACACCGCACCGCCACCGGGGCCACGTTTACCACCTACGGGCGCTATGACGGACACAAGGCCGAGCTGGATCCGTACCGCGAGCACGGTCTGGGGGTGTACGACCTGAGCTACGGGCGTCAGGACGTGGAGAGCAGCGTGGTGGCGCTGGGTCTGGAAGGAACGCATGCATTCAAGTCCGACCGGGTGACCTGGCGTCCGCACTGGAGCGTGGAGTACCGCACCGCGCTGGATGATCGCAGCGACGTGGCGATGAACTACGTCCAGCGTCCTGTCGCGCGCGATTACCTGCTGGCCATGCACAGCTACAACGACGATACCCTGTCCGTCGGTGCCGGCGTGGACCTGCAGTGGGACAGCGGATGGATGTTCTCGCTGCTGATCGGCCACGATCAGGGGCGCAACACGCTGAGCAGCAACAGCATCGGGCTGCAGGTGCGCTATGGGAGCCGCAGCAGCGCGCCCACCGTGCGCTCGCGCCCGCAGGGCAACGACCTGTTGGGTGCGGCACAGGCGCAGCCGGGGTGTGCCGACACGCCCGCCGGTTGTGTGTCTGCCACAGTGCCGCGCGAAGGGATGACCGGGGCGCGATGA
- the hmgA gene encoding homogentisate 1,2-dioxygenase — translation MTTSLTARGYQTGFGNEFATEAVPGALPVGRNSPQRVAHGLYAEQLSGTAFTAPRGSNRRSWLYRIRPAVAHGEFTAYAQPHLHGDFAAGAVSPNQLRWDPLPLPGTPTDFIDGLYTMGGNGAPDAHHGVGIHLYAANADMQGRYFYNADGELLIVPQLGGLRLLTELGVIEIEPQQVAVIPRGVRFRVELPDGQARGYICENFGALLKLPDLGPIGSNGLANPRDFETPQAAFENIEGDFELIAKFGGQLWRAPIGHSPLDVVAWHGNYAPYRYDLRRFNTIGSISHDHPDPSIFLVLHSPSDTPGTSNMDFAIFPPRWLVAQDTFRPPWFHRNIASEFMGLIHGAYDAKAAGFVPGGASLHNCMSGHGPDAATFDKASAADLSKPDVIKDTMAFMFETRGVIRPTVQAMDATHRQRDYQQCWQGLNANFIA, via the coding sequence ATGACCACCTCCCTCACCGCCCGCGGTTACCAGACCGGCTTCGGCAACGAGTTCGCCACCGAGGCCGTCCCCGGCGCGCTGCCGGTAGGCCGCAATTCGCCGCAGCGGGTTGCGCATGGTCTGTATGCCGAACAGTTGTCGGGCACCGCGTTCACCGCACCGCGCGGCAGCAACCGGCGCAGCTGGCTGTACCGCATCCGCCCGGCGGTGGCGCACGGGGAGTTCACTGCCTACGCGCAGCCGCACCTGCACGGCGACTTCGCCGCGGGGGCGGTGTCGCCCAACCAGCTGCGCTGGGACCCGCTGCCGCTGCCCGGCACCCCCACCGATTTCATCGATGGCCTGTACACCATGGGCGGCAACGGCGCGCCTGACGCGCACCATGGCGTGGGCATCCACCTGTACGCGGCCAATGCCGACATGCAGGGCCGCTACTTCTACAACGCCGACGGCGAGCTGCTGATCGTGCCGCAGCTGGGCGGCCTGCGCCTGCTCACCGAGCTGGGCGTGATCGAGATCGAGCCGCAGCAGGTGGCGGTGATCCCGCGCGGCGTGCGCTTCCGGGTCGAGCTGCCCGACGGCCAGGCACGCGGCTATATCTGCGAGAACTTCGGCGCCCTGCTGAAACTGCCCGACCTGGGGCCGATCGGCTCCAACGGCCTGGCCAACCCGCGCGATTTCGAGACACCGCAGGCCGCCTTCGAAAACATCGAGGGTGACTTCGAATTGATCGCCAAGTTCGGTGGCCAGCTGTGGCGCGCGCCCATCGGCCACTCGCCGCTGGACGTGGTCGCCTGGCACGGCAATTACGCGCCGTACCGCTACGACCTGCGCCGCTTCAACACCATCGGCTCGATCAGCCACGACCATCCGGATCCGTCGATCTTCCTGGTGCTGCATTCGCCCAGTGATACGCCGGGCACCAGCAACATGGACTTCGCCATCTTCCCGCCACGCTGGCTGGTGGCGCAGGACACGTTCCGGCCGCCGTGGTTCCACCGCAACATCGCCAGCGAGTTCATGGGCCTCATCCACGGTGCCTACGACGCCAAGGCGGCCGGCTTCGTGCCCGGTGGCGCCTCGCTGCACAATTGCATGAGCGGGCACGGCCCGGATGCGGCCACGTTCGACAAGGCCTCGGCGGCTGACCTGAGCAAGCCGGACGTGATCAAGGACACCATGGCCTTCATGTTCGAAACCCGCGGGGTGATCCGCCCGACCGTGCAGGCCATGGACGCCACGCACCGTCAGCGCGATTACCAGCAGTGCTGGCAGGGCTTGAACGCGAACTTCATCGCGTGA
- the hppD gene encoding 4-hydroxyphenylpyruvate dioxygenase, giving the protein MTSQLSTASHAPDPGMQVTTFENPMGIDGFEFVEFAAPAGRSAELHAYFRKMGFTAVLRHKRRAITVYRQGDVNFLVNEEPDSFASDFAEKHGPCACGFAIRFQKPGDEVFQMALGNGAEPVDFKPESKAVPAPVIKGIGDCMLYLVDRYGANGSMFDADYAPIEGVNQRPTGFGLTFIDHLTHNLYFGNMQQWSDYYERLFNFREIRYFDIKGLKTGLVSKAMTAPDGIVRIPLNESSDPKSQINEYLDAYKGEGIQHIACFTNDIYATVEAMREQGVEFLDTPDTYFDVIDMRVPGHGEDVARLARNKILIDADPETKQRKLLQIFTTNCIGPIFFEIIQRKGNEGFGEGNFTALFESIERDQMKRGVL; this is encoded by the coding sequence ATGACCAGCCAACTGAGCACCGCGTCCCACGCACCCGATCCGGGCATGCAGGTCACCACCTTCGAAAACCCGATGGGCATCGACGGATTCGAGTTCGTCGAGTTCGCCGCCCCGGCCGGCCGCAGCGCCGAACTGCACGCCTACTTCCGCAAGATGGGCTTCACCGCCGTGCTGCGCCACAAGCGCCGCGCCATCACCGTGTACCGCCAGGGCGACGTCAACTTCCTGGTCAACGAAGAACCCGATTCGTTCGCCTCGGACTTCGCGGAAAAGCACGGCCCGTGCGCCTGTGGTTTCGCCATCCGCTTCCAGAAGCCGGGTGACGAAGTGTTCCAGATGGCGCTGGGCAACGGTGCCGAGCCGGTCGACTTCAAGCCCGAGTCCAAGGCCGTGCCGGCCCCGGTGATCAAGGGCATAGGCGACTGCATGCTGTACCTGGTGGACCGCTATGGCGCCAACGGCAGCATGTTCGATGCCGACTACGCGCCCATCGAAGGCGTCAACCAGCGCCCGACCGGGTTCGGCCTGACCTTCATCGACCACCTGACCCACAACCTGTACTTCGGCAACATGCAGCAGTGGTCGGACTACTACGAGCGCCTGTTCAACTTCCGCGAGATCCGCTACTTCGACATCAAGGGCCTCAAGACCGGCCTGGTGTCCAAGGCGATGACCGCCCCGGACGGCATCGTGCGCATCCCGCTCAACGAATCGTCCGATCCAAAGAGCCAGATCAACGAGTACCTGGACGCCTACAAGGGCGAGGGCATCCAGCACATCGCCTGCTTCACCAACGACATCTATGCGACCGTCGAGGCGATGCGTGAGCAGGGCGTGGAGTTCCTGGATACCCCGGACACCTACTTCGACGTGATCGACATGCGCGTGCCCGGCCACGGCGAAGACGTGGCGCGCCTGGCCAGGAACAAGATCCTGATCGACGCCGATCCGGAAACCAAGCAGCGCAAGCTGCTGCAGATCTTCACCACCAACTGCATTGGTCCGATCTTCTTCGAGATCATCCAGCGCAAGGGCAACGAAGGCTTCGGCGAAGGCAACTTCACCGCGCTGTTCGAGAGCATCGAACGCGACCAGATGAAGCGCGGCGTGCTGTAA
- a CDS encoding thioredoxin family protein has product MRMKAAAMSMIVAGLLAACSPSSTPTAAPAQPVDTTEQKAPVADPSVPVASGNTPAAADVAAVAALNAQFDPARDPVADLATAKVEAQRGGKRIVLDVGGEWCSWCHLMDAFIEGDAEIRSFRDANFVWMKVNYSEDNENAAFLSQFPAVKGYPHLFVLDADGTLLHSQFTGELEADKGQKKGYDRDRFFAFMKQWAPPKAS; this is encoded by the coding sequence ATGCGCATGAAAGCAGCGGCAATGTCGATGATCGTGGCCGGCCTGCTGGCCGCCTGTTCGCCGTCGTCGACGCCCACCGCTGCGCCTGCGCAGCCGGTGGACACCACCGAGCAGAAGGCGCCGGTCGCCGATCCCAGCGTACCGGTGGCCTCGGGCAATACCCCGGCCGCGGCGGATGTCGCCGCCGTGGCGGCGCTCAACGCGCAGTTCGACCCGGCCCGCGATCCGGTCGCCGACCTGGCCACGGCCAAGGTCGAGGCCCAGCGCGGGGGCAAGCGGATCGTGCTGGACGTGGGCGGGGAGTGGTGCTCGTGGTGCCACCTGATGGATGCCTTCATCGAGGGCGATGCGGAGATCCGCAGCTTCCGCGACGCCAACTTCGTGTGGATGAAGGTCAACTACAGCGAAGACAACGAGAACGCGGCATTCCTGTCGCAGTTCCCGGCAGTGAAGGGCTACCCGCACCTGTTCGTGCTTGATGCCGACGGCACGCTGCTGCATTCGCAGTTCACCGGGGAGCTGGAGGCGGACAAGGGGCAGAAGAAGGGCTACGACCGTGACCGCTTCTTCGCTTTCATGAAGCAATGGGCGCCACCCAAGGCGTCGTGA